The Juglans regia cultivar Chandler chromosome 6, Walnut 2.0, whole genome shotgun sequence genome contains the following window.
TTTGAAATTGACTCATTGACACCCTTATAAAATGTGACattttaaaaatgcaaaatataatttctacCTTCTTTCCGTTCTTGTTGATATTCATTCATATGAGGTTTTGCATACTATGAAGGTGAGAAAGAAAGGCAAGGGAAGCATGGCCATCAAACTTGATATGTCAAAGGTCTATGACAGAATTGAGTGGGTCTATTTGGAGGCTATAATGGAAAAACTGAGTTTCTGTAGTGAGTGGATACAACTGATTAAGAGATGTGTTTCATCTGTCAGTTACTCAGTTTTGGTTAATGGAGAGCTAggtgaaaaaatatatctttcaaGGGGTctaaggcaaggggatccactTTCCCCTTACCTGTTTATAATGTATGCAGAATGACTTAGTGCTTTACTTAATAATTCTGATCAGCAAGGTGTTACTACAGGAGTTTCAGTTGTAAGAGGGGGGCTGAGAATCAATCATCTGCTATTTGCATATGATTATGTTCTATTTGGTAGGGCCAATGTGGAAGAATGGAGAAAATTGAAAGGGATACTCAGCACATACGAAAGAGCTTCTGGTCAATTTCTTAATAAGGATAAAACAACCATGTTCTTCAGTTCTAATACTGATACAGAGACTAGAAGACAGGTCTTGAGGGAAGGTGGGGATATGGTGAAAGGGagttatgagaaatatttggggcTTCCTATTCTGGTGGGTAGTTCTAAGTATAACACATTTAGGTGCTTAAAAGAGAGGATTTGGCAGAAGATAAACAATTGGAAGAACTCATTTCTTTCATGTGCATGGAAAGAAATCATGATTAAAGCTGTTTTGCAGGTTGTACCTTCCTATACTATGAGTGTCTTTAGGCTGCTAAAGAAGCTTTGTACAGAACTAAATGGTATGCTAGCTAAGTTTTGGTGGAGCAATCAGCAAAGAGAAAGCTGTATTCAATGGAAGAGTTGGAAGAATATGGGACAGTCAAAAGGAAAGGGGGGGCTGGGATTCAGAGACATAGAGATCTTTAATACAGCCTTGTTggcaaaacaaggttggagaatATTGCAGAATCCTCTTTCTCTAACTGCTAAGATCTACAAGGATAAATACTTTAGACATTCCTCTCTGTTGGAGGCAAAACTGGGCTACTCACCTTCACTAATATGGAGGAGTGTATGGGGTTCTCTAGGCTTATTGAAAGAGGGATTAAGGTGGAGGTTGGGAGATGGTAACAGGATTAAGATATGGGGCCATAGATGGTTACCCACCTCTTCTTCCTTCTGTGTGCAgtcatcaattactattttgAATGAAGATGCAAAAGTCAAGGAGCTTATGGTTGAGGGTGAGAGAAGATGGGATGAGAACTTAGTTAGATCTATATTCACAAGAGAAGAAGCATATCTTATCTGCTACATTCCCTTGTGCAGAAAGGAAGGGGAGGATAAGCTGTTTTGGGGGCCTAATAGTAAAGGTTTGTTCAGTGTGCAAAGTGCTTATTATTTAGAACAAGGTAGATTAAAAATGGTACAAGGGGAGGCCTCAAGAGAGGCAAATTTAGATGGTCGATGGAACCATATGTGGAAACTGAACTTACCTGGGaagttgaaattgtttatgTGAATGGCAGGTAATGATTTGTTGGCtacaaaaaagaatttatttgttAGAAAAATCAGTGATGATTCAAAGTGCCCCATATGCCTCCAAGAGGATGAGTCTGTTATGCATGTTCTTTGGCAGTGCCCTGCTGCAAATGATGTATAGGCTGGGTCTCTAAAGATTGTGcagaaatggaagagagaaGATAAAGTAGATCTACTGAGTTTATGGGGGAGATTGTCACAAAAGCTCTGCAATACTGAAATGGAGGAAATAGCTGCCATAATGAGAAGCCTATGGATCAgaagaaatgtttttattttcgaGAAGAAGTTCACTAGTCCAAGTTGTGTTATCAGATCAGAAAATGATGCTTTGAATGAGTTTGAATCAAGCTCAAGTTCTACTAGAGAGACATGAGGGGAACAGAAGTGCaacaagagagaagaaaatatggTTTCCATCAGAACAGAATATGGTCAAGGCTAACTGGGATGCTGCATTGGATGTTAAAGTAAGGAAGATGGAAGCTGGGGTTATAATTAGAAATGAAAAGGGAGAGGTCATGGCAACTTGTCAtgatcagaaacagaatgttttTGAACCAGCTCTAGCATAATGTTATGCTTTGAGAAAAGCAATGGATTTTTGCAAGGAccttaattttgagaaagtgaCATTTGAAGGTGATGCACAGGTTGTTATAAACAGGTTGTTATAAACGTTGTGAATGACCCAGTTGAATATCTATCTTTAAATGGCAATATCATTGAAGAACTGAAGATGATACTTAGAGGTTGGCAAGGATGGAAAGTCCAATATTCACATAGCGATACTAATACAGTAGCTCACAAGTTAGCAAAAGCTTTTCTAAATTCAGCAGAGGAGAAAGTGTGAATAGAAGAAGCTCCAGTTGTTGTTTTAAATAGTTTACATTTTGACAAACACTGTATTGATCAACAGTTTATATAAATGAATGAAGAatggtttatttcaaaaaaaaaaatacaaaatatacttATTCTCTTTCAAGATGAGTATATTCGCCCAAGTTGCGATTATAATCCCTAGAACAAAGTGCAATATTACTTACATCGCACGTAAACACCTTGGATTGCGCATACAACAGTTATTATGcatacaactttttttctttgataaggGGGATGGGTAttactacatacagtcgtggaatgcacAAGCGTTgtgtagtcattttgaaaaaaaaatgagatccactattaaaaaattaatttcttttcacgtgagtctcatatttatttacttttttaaaagtgattgcACAACGcttacactcacgactgcaactatcattttctCAAGGGGGATAGGGTGCAAGTATTCCATCCTTTAATTTTGGGTAATTTTGGAcaatttcatatgcaaaataTCATAAATGCATACACTAACATCACAAAACCCACATTTCCAACAACCATCACTTGCCAAAAATGTATTCCATATGAAAGTCAGTGAATGCAGAATATGAGGATGAAGTCAAACAATGTAATTCCCATTTAATAAACTATAATTCTACAGCATAATGAATCTGATAACAAATTAGAGGAATGATCATAAAGTTATCAGGATAGAATGactttttatattatagtttcaataattaaaaaaaattaaaaaaaaaactagaatattATCTCTGTCATATATGTCAAAACTTGGGGTGAAAAGAATAGAGCTTgacattaataaataaataatttaatgccaATGAAGATCTCTCCTTTAATCACTGCTCCCATCTTTCTGGCTAATTCATTGCTATGAGAGGAGATGCAGCAGTTGATCTAGGAGTGGTGCAGTCTGGAGATTTCTTGCTGATATTGTATGGCAACATGTGCATCACCCTGAATGAACACAAGCAAAATTTGCAGCTGAGAAGCTCCAGTTCTTAACACATCATAGGCCCTATTAATAGAATCAGTGGACAACTTTGAACACCAAGTTTTTGTTTGTCTATGATCTGAATTTTTGGCCATGGAGATCAGGTATATATCTAAAAGAAGATCTGTAAGGTGCAGCAAAACATAAGGACACAATTGAACTGACCACATGTCTGAAATTCCActacaaaactcaaaaatcatgAGCTAATTTAAGGTCCTAACTCCTATTGCCCGGGCCGAATCGTAAATGGTATGTAGTTCCTAAAACATCCAGGAGCACCTACTCATATAATGCACTTGGGGAAATGACAACTGGTAAGTTTCTCCTAGTTGAATCAACTTGGACAGTGAGAATATAAATCGGCATGAAAAGGAAAAGTGAAATAGCAATTACCTTTCCCTGCGCTTCTCTAAAAATCGAGCCAATGATGCTTTGCGTGCTTGAGGCAGACCCACTGTAAACACAATTTTTGTACCAACCTTATAGTTTATAAAATGAGTGATGCTGGTATGAAGCTATACAGTTTATTATTTCAACAATGAAACTGCATTGTGCACAAGACACACAAAGTTATACCTGTTGGGATTAAGGTTTTGCCAGCACATTCTACCCAACTGACTACTTTGGAAGTCTCTGAATGGTTGGTGGGAAATGATGAAGCTTCAATTGATTTGACTGTCTCTAATTCGTTGGTTCTACTTGCCCCTTCTCCTGACTGAGACCAAGCTTGGGATGTAAGAGAAAGAGGGTTTGGCAGCCCTGGGAACAGTGGTGTTGTATGGGACTGGTTTTTAATCACACCATCATGTTGGGAAGGCTCTTGGGCTGTTGAAAGCGTCTTATGATATGATGGAGAAGACCCCTTTCCAGCCAGTAACATAATGGCCTGAGCCTGAGTAAAGagacaagaaattaaaaaataaaaataaaattcacattcCGTTCAATGGTTAGATCAGAGAATGTCTTGAAAGATATATAGAATGTCTTGAAAGATGTATACCTTCTCAGCAGTAATATCATCATAAACTCTCACTGAACCAGCATAAAAGATAGTCAGTTGAGCAGGTGCCCCAGAGGATTTGGAAGCATTATTCCTACAAAAGTTCCATCTCAATTGAGCTTTTTGACATCCTTTGATTCAATATCTTTGGTGAACTTccattattttacaaatcttTCGTAGTTTTCTCATTCAAAATTGCAAACACAAAAATACTGGACATTTGCATACCTGAGGTCATCAGTGGTACCAACAATGGAACCTGTGGATGGCAGAAGAGAAACAGGAGCTACGACTCTTAGAGGTTGTGGTTTTATAGTAGAGCCAACCACGTTCTGGCCCATGAGAATATGATGAGATTGGAGCACAGTAGTGCCCAAAGCAACCGCATTCCTTTGATTTCGTGGATTGGAGACTGGGAAAATTGTCTGCTCCTGGGGGCAATGAACTGAATGGGCTTCATGGTATTGTCGAGGATAGACAGTCCTTGCAGAGTGGCCCAGTTGCTTATCAATAGTCAAATTCTTCTAAAAAAGTACAAGATCAGATTGGGAAAAATATCAATCCATTCAGAGCATATATTGCATCAGAACAATGTTCAAACTTCATTCCAGCTAACATCATCAGCATTAGAAAAAGAGCGAAAATACTATTCACTGGTCCTAACATGCAAAGCCAAGGCAAAGATATGAACCTGGATTATGCCAGAGTATGGTTGCTGGTTAATGTTGAAAACATCAGCAGTTGAAATACTCATGAATCCAGATGATGCCAGTGATTCCTGCTGAGTCTTTCTGGGCCTGTCTTCCTGAGAAGTCCCGAAAGATAGGAATTGGGATCCGGCAGAAATCTTGTTAGAGAATGACCACTGCATCCCTGAACCTCTCATATGAACTGGAAAAGTCACAGAAAATGCAAAATGAGGGAGGCCCTAGTAAGTACGTGAATGATTGAAACTCATAAATGAACTAAACATCATATGgtatgaatattatataatccCCCCACCCTTCCAACATTTCACCATATTAATAACAAATTCCTTCACtacctaaaaactaaaaaagtggAAACTTGATCCTCtcaaaaagaacagaaaatcaACAGCATCTACAACACTATGTGCTAACAAGAATCATGACCTTCTTAAAGTAAGGACAAGTA
Protein-coding sequences here:
- the LOC109006194 gene encoding protein TIFY 6B-like isoform X2: MERDFLGLSSKNVSASHLKEEAIADSNNSVHMRGSGMQWSFSNKISAGSQFLSFGTSQEDRPRKTQQESLASSGFMSISTADVFNINQQPYSGIIQNLTIDKQLGHSARTVYPRQYHEAHSVHCPQEQTIFPVSNPRNQRNAVALGTTVLQSHHILMGQNVVGSTIKPQPLRVVAPVSLLPSTGSIVGTTDDLRNNASKSSGAPAQLTIFYAGSVRVYDDITAEKAQAIMLLAGKGSSPSYHKTLSTAQEPSQHDGVIKNQSHTTPLFPGLPNPLSLTSQAWSQSGEGASRTNELETVKSIEASSFPTNHSETSKVVSWVECAGKTLIPTVGLPQARKASLARFLEKRRERVMHMLPYNISKKSPDCTTPRSTAASPLIAMN
- the LOC109006194 gene encoding protein TIFY 6B-like isoform X1, giving the protein MERDFLGLSSKNVSASHLKEEAIADSNNSVHMRGSGMQWSFSNKISAGSQFLSFGTSQEDRPRKTQQESLASSGFMSISTADVFNINQQPYSGIIQKNLTIDKQLGHSARTVYPRQYHEAHSVHCPQEQTIFPVSNPRNQRNAVALGTTVLQSHHILMGQNVVGSTIKPQPLRVVAPVSLLPSTGSIVGTTDDLRNNASKSSGAPAQLTIFYAGSVRVYDDITAEKAQAIMLLAGKGSSPSYHKTLSTAQEPSQHDGVIKNQSHTTPLFPGLPNPLSLTSQAWSQSGEGASRTNELETVKSIEASSFPTNHSETSKVVSWVECAGKTLIPTVGLPQARKASLARFLEKRRERVMHMLPYNISKKSPDCTTPRSTAASPLIAMN